One Kaistella polysaccharea DNA segment encodes these proteins:
- a CDS encoding S1/P1 nuclease, translated as MNKSLKNSLVLLALLSFNLAYCWGTTGHRVIADIAENHLSTKAKRQLKKMIGDQKLAYWANWPDYIKSDTTGVWKPTEQWHYVNVSSQSNLKQFSDTLKVQDGPNIYTQIQTLSNQIKDKKTSPQDREISLRFLIHLMGDAAQPMHVGRLEDLGGNRIKLKFFGENTNLHSLWDTKLVDFQKYSYTEFSRVLDVKSKDEVKLIQMGTLEDWLYDSHKAANNIYANTKAEGSYSYDYNYKFEPLLERQLLYGGLRLAKMLNEIL; from the coding sequence ATGAATAAATCTTTGAAAAATTCATTGGTGCTTTTGGCATTGTTGAGTTTTAATCTGGCATACTGCTGGGGAACTACGGGACACCGTGTAATTGCTGACATTGCAGAAAATCATCTTTCAACGAAAGCGAAAAGGCAATTAAAAAAAATGATCGGTGATCAGAAATTGGCATATTGGGCAAACTGGCCAGATTATATAAAATCTGATACCACGGGAGTTTGGAAACCAACAGAGCAGTGGCATTACGTAAATGTAAGCTCACAATCTAATTTAAAGCAGTTTTCCGATACTTTAAAAGTTCAGGATGGCCCAAATATTTACACCCAAATACAAACGCTTTCTAATCAAATAAAAGATAAAAAAACATCACCGCAAGATCGCGAGATTTCCTTGCGTTTTCTTATTCACCTCATGGGAGACGCTGCTCAGCCAATGCATGTGGGACGTTTGGAAGATTTAGGAGGTAACAGAATTAAACTCAAATTTTTTGGAGAAAATACGAACTTACATTCGTTATGGGATACCAAGCTGGTAGATTTTCAAAAATATAGCTACACCGAATTCTCAAGAGTTTTAGATGTGAAATCAAAAGATGAAGTGAAATTAATTCAGATGGGAACTTTAGAAGATTGGCTATATGACAGTCATAAAGCAGCGAATAACATCTATGCAAATACCAAAGCAGAAGGTTCTTACTCTTATGATTACAATTATAAATTTGAACCTTTGTTAGAAAGACAGCTACTTTACGGCGGACTGCGATTGGCTAAGATGCTGAACGAAATTCTATAA
- a CDS encoding outer membrane protein transport protein: MKKYIFFSLIATMFVTQITFAQVQIDSIKTVENPIEPAKRLNFGLGFGLNFVDGTSISLSPNLVYRVNERFSLGSGLLFNYSAIKDLQKTTTIGANVLGNYYPVQKLLTTIEFAEMYVDREIIYTNTNDNFWDSALFLGAGYQITPKISVGGKYNLLYDKDKSVYSSPFVPFVNISF; the protein is encoded by the coding sequence ATGAAAAAATATATTTTTTTTAGTTTGATAGCGACTATGTTTGTGACACAAATCACATTCGCGCAAGTACAAATAGACAGTATAAAAACTGTGGAAAATCCCATCGAACCAGCTAAAAGATTAAATTTTGGTTTAGGTTTTGGGCTTAATTTTGTGGATGGTACGAGCATCAGCCTTTCCCCGAACTTAGTGTATAGAGTTAATGAGAGGTTTTCTCTAGGATCTGGGTTACTATTTAATTATTCAGCAATTAAAGATTTACAGAAAACGACAACGATCGGTGCCAATGTTTTGGGCAATTATTACCCTGTACAAAAATTATTAACCACAATAGAGTTTGCAGAAATGTATGTTGACCGAGAAATAATCTATACGAACACGAACGATAATTTCTGGGATTCTGCCTTATTTTTGGGCGCTGGTTATCAGATTACGCCAAAGATTTCAGTAGGAGGAAAATATAACCTCTTGTACGATAAAGATAAAAGTGTGTACAGCAGCCCATTTGTACCTTTTGTGAATATTAGTTTTTAG
- a CDS encoding DUF4294 domain-containing protein, whose product MIFNKPVLLFLLFFGLCLNAQQEIVKTKPISEYPPELLKTDQLGNKYYYDQSQKARIYEIDGENVVVMDELILLNKPKFNNQLDQNYYYFLNKKLNRVYPLFLTALEQYEDIQDEMIQMDEKSQKKYLNERQQKLADEYELQLRDLTTTEGRVFAKLMNRATGKTVYDIIRELRGGWSAFWWNVKGNIADVSIKQPYDPHKDRSDEFIESLLQHNWNSGYLQPYPGYLSFKVKK is encoded by the coding sequence ATGATTTTTAATAAACCAGTCTTACTATTTCTCCTGTTTTTCGGACTTTGTTTAAATGCTCAGCAGGAAATAGTTAAAACAAAACCCATCAGTGAGTATCCGCCAGAACTGCTGAAAACCGATCAACTTGGCAACAAATATTACTACGATCAAAGCCAAAAGGCCAGAATCTACGAAATTGATGGTGAAAATGTTGTCGTAATGGACGAACTTATTTTACTAAATAAGCCGAAGTTTAACAATCAGTTAGATCAGAACTATTATTATTTTCTCAACAAAAAACTCAATCGGGTCTACCCACTTTTTTTGACTGCTTTAGAGCAATACGAAGATATTCAGGATGAAATGATCCAGATGGATGAAAAATCACAGAAAAAATATTTAAATGAGCGCCAGCAAAAGTTAGCTGATGAATATGAACTTCAGTTGCGCGATCTTACTACAACTGAAGGGAGGGTTTTTGCAAAATTAATGAACCGCGCAACTGGTAAAACCGTGTATGATATTATTAGAGAACTTCGTGGTGGCTGGAGTGCTTTCTGGTGGAATGTGAAAGGGAATATTGCTGATGTCAGCATCAAACAACCCTACGATCCTCATAAAGACCGCAGCGACGAATTTATAGAATCTTTATTGCAACATAACTGGAATAGTGGTTACTTGCAGCCTTATCCAGGATATTTAAGTTTTAAAGTAAAGAAATAA
- a CDS encoding NUDIX hydrolase — protein MIDKINVRVYVAILKDNKILALHEEYVGQQLLKFPGGGLEFGESVIECLQRELDEELNIKVKNITHLYTQEDFIVSKFRDNEQLLSIYYEAEMIDEKELLIMDPCIEKIEWISLSEEENPFLLPVDKVVFEVLKKKYL, from the coding sequence ATGATTGATAAAATTAACGTTCGCGTTTATGTAGCCATTCTAAAAGACAATAAAATTCTTGCTTTGCACGAAGAATACGTGGGCCAACAACTGTTAAAATTTCCTGGTGGAGGGTTGGAATTCGGTGAGAGTGTTATCGAATGTCTTCAACGCGAATTAGATGAAGAGCTCAACATTAAAGTAAAAAATATCACTCATCTTTACACGCAAGAAGATTTTATTGTGTCCAAGTTTCGCGATAATGAACAACTTTTAAGTATCTATTATGAAGCAGAAATGATTGATGAAAAAGAGCTCCTCATTATGGATCCTTGTATTGAAAAAATAGAATGGATTTCCCTCAGCGAAGAAGAAAATCCATTTTTATTACCTGTTGATAAGGTTGTGTTTGAAGTGCTTAAAAAGAAATATTTATAG
- the rpe gene encoding ribulose-phosphate 3-epimerase, translating to MKTRLIAPSLLSADFGNLKRDIEMLNRSQADWMHVDVMDGRFVPNISFGFPIMKTVKEYAEKFIDVHLMIVEPEKYVEEFIALGADLVSVHYEACVHLHRTINLIQDKGAKAGVVLNPSTPVLLLEDIIADVDLVLLMSVNPGFGGQKFIENTYKKIAETKDLILSNNSTALIEVDGGVNLDNAAKLFEAGADVLVAGNAVFSSENPERTIELLKI from the coding sequence ATGAAAACACGATTAATTGCTCCTTCCCTACTTTCTGCAGATTTTGGAAATCTAAAAAGAGATATCGAAATGCTCAACCGTTCGCAGGCCGACTGGATGCATGTTGATGTAATGGATGGTCGCTTTGTTCCTAATATTTCATTTGGTTTTCCGATCATGAAAACTGTGAAAGAGTACGCCGAAAAATTCATCGATGTGCATTTGATGATTGTGGAGCCAGAAAAATATGTGGAGGAGTTTATTGCGCTGGGAGCAGATCTTGTTTCTGTACATTATGAAGCGTGCGTTCACCTGCACCGAACCATTAATTTAATTCAAGATAAAGGTGCAAAAGCAGGTGTAGTTTTAAATCCTTCAACTCCTGTTTTGCTTTTAGAAGATATTATTGCTGATGTCGATTTGGTTTTATTAATGAGTGTAAATCCTGGATTTGGCGGACAGAAATTTATTGAAAATACATACAAGAAAATCGCCGAAACAAAAGATTTAATACTATCAAACAATTCCACCGCTTTAATTGAAGTTGACGGCGGCGTAAATCTAGACAATGCAGCGAAACTTTTTGAGGCAGGTGCTGATGTTTTAGTCGCTGGAAATGCAGTCTTTTCCTCGGAAAATCCAGAAAGAACAATAGAACTGTTGAAAATATAA
- a CDS encoding Nif3-like dinuclear metal center hexameric protein, with the protein MTVDEVIGELEKTIPLAQAEDFDNVGLLCGSPAREVSGILVCHDALENVVEEAINKGLNLIITFHPIIFSGLKSITGKNYVEKTILKAIENKIAIYAVHTAFDNDYFGVNFRICEELGLINQKVLMPTSQQLRILEVFVPKDNAEAVKNSLFEAGAGNIGFYDECSFSIPGQGTFRPKEGANPFSGEVGLRENSDEVLLSVVFESHKQRNIVKAMNLTHPYEEVAHQIIKIENDNQYLGLGRYGDLKEELEEHTFLNFVKNKFNLKVIRHSDFVGKKIKRVGVLGGSGASGLEAAISSGCDAYLTGDLKYHDFFRSEGQILLCDIGHFESEQFVTEHLVEILSQKFTTFAISKSTEKTNPVNYFL; encoded by the coding sequence ATGACAGTAGATGAAGTAATTGGTGAGCTGGAAAAAACAATTCCTTTAGCACAGGCTGAAGATTTTGATAATGTTGGACTGCTTTGTGGAAGTCCTGCGCGAGAAGTTTCCGGAATATTAGTTTGTCATGATGCGTTGGAAAATGTGGTGGAAGAAGCAATTAATAAAGGTTTAAATTTAATCATCACTTTTCATCCTATCATATTTTCTGGATTAAAAAGCATCACGGGAAAAAATTATGTCGAAAAAACGATTCTGAAAGCAATAGAAAATAAAATTGCTATTTATGCCGTTCACACAGCGTTCGACAATGATTACTTTGGTGTAAATTTCAGAATCTGTGAAGAACTGGGGCTCATTAACCAAAAAGTTTTGATGCCGACCTCCCAACAACTTCGGATTTTAGAAGTTTTCGTTCCGAAAGATAATGCGGAGGCGGTTAAAAATTCTTTATTTGAAGCCGGTGCAGGAAATATCGGATTTTATGATGAATGCAGTTTTTCAATTCCGGGGCAGGGTACATTCCGTCCAAAGGAAGGCGCTAATCCATTTTCCGGAGAAGTAGGTTTACGCGAAAATTCTGATGAAGTTTTACTTTCAGTTGTATTTGAAAGCCATAAGCAGCGAAATATCGTAAAAGCGATGAATCTTACACATCCTTATGAAGAAGTTGCGCATCAGATCATTAAAATTGAAAATGATAATCAATACTTAGGTTTAGGGAGATATGGTGATTTGAAGGAAGAACTAGAAGAACATACTTTTCTGAATTTCGTTAAAAATAAATTTAATTTAAAGGTTATTAGACATTCAGACTTTGTAGGAAAAAAGATAAAGCGTGTAGGAGTTCTGGGTGGAAGCGGTGCGAGTGGTTTGGAAGCAGCAATTTCTTCGGGATGCGACGCTTATCTTACCGGCGATTTAAAATATCACGATTTTTTCCGGAGCGAAGGTCAAATACTCTTGTGTGATATCGGCCATTTTGAATCTGAACAATTTGTAACTGAGCATTTAGTTGAAATTTTATCACAAAAATTCACTACCTTTGCCATCTCAAAATCTACTGAGAAAACCAACCCTGTAAACTATTTTTTATAA
- a CDS encoding M42 family metallopeptidase translates to MKFENKSLKFLEEYLNTASPTGYEHNGQKIWMNYLKPYVDKIEIDHYGTCYGIINPDAEFRVVIEAHADEISWYVNYITDEGLIYVIRNGGSDQMIAPSKVVHLHGEKGIVKGVFGWPAIHTRGVNSDEPVPKLENIFIDLGASSKKEVEELGVFIGTMITYPDEFFQLNEKYFVSRALDNRIGGFMIAEVARLLKQNKSKLPFGLYITNSVQEEVGLYGADMIADTIKPHIAIITDVTHDTSTPMIEKKKEGDQKCGEGPVIYFAPSVHHNIRELIVQTAKEKDIPFQRAASSRATGTDTDAFAHSNGGVPSALISLPLRYMHTTVEMVSQDDVAHVIDLIYESLLKIDPKMNLKYH, encoded by the coding sequence ATGAAATTTGAAAATAAATCTCTAAAGTTTTTAGAAGAATATTTAAACACCGCATCGCCAACTGGTTACGAACATAACGGCCAAAAAATATGGATGAATTACCTGAAGCCGTATGTTGACAAAATTGAAATTGACCACTACGGAACCTGCTACGGCATTATAAATCCTGACGCCGAATTCCGGGTCGTAATTGAAGCTCATGCCGACGAAATTTCGTGGTACGTGAATTATATCACAGATGAAGGTTTAATCTATGTCATCAGAAATGGTGGATCTGATCAGATGATTGCGCCGTCAAAAGTAGTTCATTTGCATGGGGAAAAAGGTATTGTGAAAGGCGTTTTCGGCTGGCCTGCAATTCACACTCGTGGTGTAAATTCAGACGAACCGGTGCCGAAACTTGAAAATATATTCATTGATCTTGGAGCATCTAGTAAGAAAGAAGTTGAGGAATTAGGAGTTTTCATTGGAACAATGATTACCTATCCGGATGAATTTTTTCAGCTCAACGAGAAGTATTTTGTTTCGCGCGCACTTGACAACAGAATTGGTGGTTTTATGATTGCCGAAGTCGCCCGACTTTTAAAACAAAATAAAAGCAAATTGCCGTTCGGACTTTACATTACTAATTCAGTTCAGGAAGAAGTAGGTTTATACGGTGCAGATATGATTGCAGATACTATTAAACCCCATATTGCGATTATTACTGATGTTACTCATGACACCTCTACCCCAATGATTGAGAAAAAGAAAGAAGGCGATCAAAAATGTGGAGAAGGACCAGTGATTTATTTCGCACCAAGCGTACATCACAATATTCGGGAACTCATTGTGCAGACTGCAAAAGAAAAAGACATTCCTTTTCAAAGAGCCGCTTCCAGCCGCGCAACAGGAACCGATACGGATGCTTTCGCCCATTCTAATGGCGGAGTGCCCTCGGCGCTGATTTCGCTGCCTTTACGATACATGCACACTACCGTAGAGATGGTTTCTCAGGACGATGTCGCTCACGTCATCGATCTAATCTACGAATCTTTACTGAAAATTGACCCAAAGATGAATTTAAAATATCATTAG
- a CDS encoding peptidylprolyl isomerase, with translation MNVDKETYAGLKDGLYANFQTSKGNMIVQLEDKKAPVTVANFVGLAEGKIDNKAKGKGVPFYDGTIFHRVIKDFMIQGGDPKGTGMGDPGYKFEDEKNDLTHSGKGILSMANSGPNTNGSQFFITEIATPWLDGKHTVFGKVIDGIEVIDTIANVEKGPQDKPKTDVVLEKVSVFTKGDEYKSYDAAKIFNEGKGKIKENNKAILEKIEADKKEKAEEFASNQQKMVDDLKAGMQSTPSGLYYKITESTEGRKPKVGDDVSVHYAGKLVDGTEFDSSFKRNEPIEIPIGVGQVIKGWDEGILLLNEGESATLLIPSELGYGARGAAGVIPPNAWLIFDVQLVKINSAATK, from the coding sequence ATGAATGTAGACAAAGAAACTTACGCAGGCTTAAAAGATGGCCTTTACGCCAATTTCCAAACTTCTAAAGGAAATATGATCGTACAATTAGAAGATAAAAAAGCACCAGTTACGGTCGCTAATTTTGTCGGATTAGCCGAAGGTAAAATCGATAACAAAGCAAAAGGAAAAGGAGTTCCTTTTTATGACGGAACTATTTTCCACCGTGTGATCAAAGATTTTATGATCCAAGGTGGCGATCCAAAAGGTACTGGAATGGGCGATCCGGGTTACAAATTCGAAGATGAAAAAAATGACCTAACACATTCCGGAAAAGGAATTTTGTCAATGGCAAACTCAGGTCCGAATACAAACGGTTCTCAATTTTTCATTACTGAAATTGCAACGCCGTGGTTAGACGGTAAACATACGGTCTTCGGTAAAGTAATTGACGGAATTGAAGTAATTGATACAATCGCAAACGTGGAAAAAGGCCCACAGGATAAACCAAAAACCGATGTCGTCTTGGAAAAAGTATCTGTTTTTACGAAAGGCGATGAATATAAATCTTATGACGCAGCCAAAATCTTCAATGAAGGAAAAGGTAAAATCAAAGAGAATAACAAAGCAATTCTAGAGAAAATAGAAGCTGATAAAAAGGAAAAAGCAGAGGAATTTGCTTCCAATCAACAAAAAATGGTTGATGATTTAAAAGCGGGAATGCAATCAACACCTTCTGGACTTTATTATAAAATTACAGAATCTACTGAAGGAAGAAAACCAAAAGTAGGAGATGATGTTTCTGTACATTATGCTGGTAAACTGGTTGACGGGACGGAATTTGATTCTTCTTTTAAAAGAAATGAGCCTATTGAAATCCCTATTGGAGTTGGACAGGTTATTAAAGGTTGGGACGAAGGAATACTTCTGTTGAACGAAGGAGAATCTGCTACATTGCTAATTCCATCTGAATTAGGTTATGGTGCAAGAGGCGCTGCCGGTGTAATTCCACCAAATGCTTGGCTTATTTTTGATGTTCAGCTTGTAAAGATTAATTCTGCAGCCACAAAATAG
- a CDS encoding branched-chain amino acid aminotransferase, which yields MIIQKSTNPRISTFDPNNFAFGNTFIDHMIICEYEDGKWGDVKLVPYGPLPFSPAMMGVNYGQACFEGMKAYKDKDGDIFLFRPEKNFARINKSASRLAMPAVTEEMFLEGLKALVDLDRDWIPYGEGNSLYIRPLIFATEEALKARIANKYMFAIVATPAKSYYSEPVSVKISDYYSRAANGGVGFAKAAGNYAAAFYPTKLANDEGYEQIIWTDDSTHEYFEESGTMNVFVRINDTIYTPPTSEKILDGITRDSFIKLAEKRGIELKVEPISVKTVVEAHENGTLKEIWGVGTAVVTSVFKAIGYKGNKLELPKLTMEESFALTLQKDLVDIQTNNAEDPFGWRYKVEPKL from the coding sequence ATGATAATTCAAAAATCTACTAATCCTAGAATTTCTACTTTTGATCCTAACAATTTTGCGTTTGGAAATACATTTATAGATCACATGATTATCTGTGAATATGAAGACGGGAAATGGGGTGATGTGAAGCTTGTTCCTTATGGACCACTTCCTTTTTCTCCAGCGATGATGGGAGTAAATTATGGTCAGGCTTGTTTTGAAGGTATGAAGGCTTACAAAGATAAAGATGGTGATATCTTTCTTTTCAGACCAGAAAAGAATTTTGCACGTATAAATAAATCTGCAAGCCGTTTGGCAATGCCAGCAGTTACGGAAGAAATGTTTTTAGAAGGTTTGAAAGCTTTGGTAGATTTAGACAGAGACTGGATTCCTTATGGTGAAGGAAACTCTCTTTATATTCGCCCCTTGATTTTCGCTACAGAAGAAGCATTGAAAGCAAGAATTGCCAATAAATATATGTTTGCAATTGTAGCAACACCAGCGAAAAGTTATTATTCTGAGCCTGTATCTGTGAAAATATCTGATTATTATTCCAGAGCCGCGAACGGTGGAGTAGGTTTTGCAAAAGCTGCGGGTAATTATGCTGCCGCTTTTTATCCGACCAAATTGGCAAATGATGAAGGTTACGAGCAAATTATCTGGACTGATGATTCTACCCACGAGTATTTTGAGGAAAGTGGAACGATGAATGTTTTTGTGAGAATTAATGATACGATTTATACGCCGCCAACTTCTGAAAAAATATTAGATGGAATTACGCGCGACAGTTTTATTAAACTTGCTGAAAAAAGAGGAATCGAATTAAAAGTAGAACCGATATCAGTGAAAACAGTAGTCGAAGCTCATGAAAATGGAACTTTAAAAGAGATTTGGGGCGTTGGAACTGCTGTAGTAACAAGTGTTTTTAAAGCAATTGGTTATAAAGGTAATAAACTTGAACTTCCAAAATTAACGATGGAGGAAAGTTTCGCATTGACTCTACAAAAAGATTTGGTTGATATACAGACAAATAATGCTGAAGATCCATTTGGTTGGAGATATAAAGTTGAGCCGAAACTTTAA
- a CDS encoding ion transporter, translated as MEREHNFIPERTKWKRQLFRIIFKSDTKLGKLFDIMLLFLILLSTFIVMMESVEVYDAKLHVIFVIVEVAITVIFTIEYALRIITLRNKKEYIFSFFGIIDFLAILPFYLSLFIPITKYFLIIRMLRMLRIFRIMNLMDFMNDGYFIVRALRNSSRKIYIFLLFLMIFSVIVGSMMFMVEGHREGFESIPQSVYWAVVTVTTVGYGDVSPGTPLGKFLSVLLMLAGYSIIAVPTGIVTAEMRNKRQEIGKFCDRCGNNDIDDDSRFCKICGEKIV; from the coding sequence ATGGAAAGAGAACATAATTTTATCCCCGAAAGAACGAAATGGAAACGCCAGCTTTTCCGGATCATCTTTAAGTCAGACACCAAATTAGGAAAACTGTTTGACATCATGTTGTTGTTTCTTATTTTGCTAAGTACCTTCATCGTGATGATGGAAAGTGTAGAGGTTTACGACGCAAAACTTCATGTTATATTTGTAATTGTAGAAGTTGCTATCACTGTAATTTTCACTATTGAATATGCACTTCGGATTATAACATTAAGGAACAAAAAAGAATATATTTTCAGCTTTTTCGGTATTATTGATTTTTTGGCTATTCTTCCTTTTTATCTTAGTCTTTTCATTCCCATTACGAAGTATTTCCTTATTATCAGGATGTTAAGAATGCTGCGAATTTTTAGAATCATGAATTTAATGGATTTCATGAATGACGGTTACTTCATTGTTAGAGCTTTACGAAACAGCTCCAGAAAAATTTATATATTCCTTTTATTTTTAATGATATTTTCAGTAATCGTAGGTTCGATGATGTTCATGGTTGAAGGTCACCGAGAAGGATTTGAAAGTATTCCCCAAAGCGTTTATTGGGCGGTTGTGACCGTAACTACGGTTGGATATGGTGATGTTTCACCGGGAACACCCTTGGGCAAGTTTCTTTCTGTACTTTTGATGTTGGCTGGTTATTCTATAATTGCTGTTCCGACCGGAATTGTAACGGCAGAAATGCGAAATAAAAGACAGGAAATAGGTAAATTTTGCGACCGTTGCGGAAATAATGATATCGATGATGACTCAAGATTTTGTAAAATTTGCGGAGAAAAAATTGTATAA
- the mnmD gene encoding tRNA (5-methylaminomethyl-2-thiouridine)(34)-methyltransferase MnmD: MKREIKTTSDGSKTLYINDLNESYHSQHGALQEAQHVFIDNGLILLDNYDIHILELGLGTGLNVLVTINEFMKTDKNHTIHYYAIEKYPVNKDELEILDYGSFFELDLVKDSYYKIHDAEWNLPLEIIPNFILTKYKNDFFDLPKLNMKLIDLVYFDCFGARVQPDLWEKPLFEMVANKMADGALLTTYSSKGSVRRILQDLNFKVEKKAGPPGKREMINAYKMPQKV, translated from the coding sequence ATGAAACGGGAAATAAAAACAACCTCTGATGGTAGTAAAACATTATATATCAATGATTTAAATGAAAGCTATCATTCACAGCATGGCGCCCTTCAAGAAGCTCAACATGTCTTTATTGATAATGGATTAATATTATTAGATAATTATGATATTCATATTTTAGAACTGGGTTTAGGAACAGGTCTTAATGTTTTGGTCACAATTAATGAATTTATGAAAACTGATAAAAATCATACGATTCACTATTACGCGATAGAAAAATATCCCGTAAACAAAGATGAACTTGAAATTTTAGATTACGGTTCATTTTTCGAACTTGATCTCGTAAAAGATTCCTATTACAAAATCCATGATGCAGAATGGAATTTACCTCTAGAAATTATTCCCAATTTTATCTTAACCAAATATAAAAACGATTTTTTCGATCTACCCAAACTTAATATGAAGTTGATCGATCTGGTATATTTTGATTGCTTTGGTGCGCGCGTACAACCTGATTTATGGGAAAAACCTCTTTTTGAAATGGTCGCAAATAAAATGGCTGATGGTGCATTATTAACGACTTACTCTTCGAAAGGAAGCGTTCGTAGAATTCTACAAGATTTAAATTTTAAAGTGGAAAAAAAAGCTGGCCCACCTGGAAAACGGGAAATGATTAATGCTTATAAAATGCCTCAAAAAGTGTAA
- a CDS encoding zinc ribbon domain-containing protein, whose protein sequence is MAKKIVEISVEEKLRALYDLQIIDSRLDEIRSTRGELPIEVEDLEIEIEGLEKRAEKFQSEIKLQNDEINNKNEVINYAKSLIEKYKAQQDNVRNNKEFESLEKEIEFQDLEIQLSEKRIGEFGAKIGHKNETLEELTTKIEELKNHLKFKKEELENLVSETQKEEDFLLGKSEEFAKKIDERLLASYHRIRTSSPTGLAVVGLERGAPKGSFFTLPPQKQMEIAQRKKIIIDEHSGKILVDDDMVNEENEKMKDIIKF, encoded by the coding sequence ATGGCAAAGAAAATTGTAGAAATTTCCGTTGAAGAAAAACTAAGAGCATTATACGATCTTCAAATTATTGATTCTCGATTGGATGAAATTCGCAGCACACGCGGTGAATTGCCGATCGAAGTTGAAGATTTAGAAATCGAGATTGAAGGTTTGGAAAAACGAGCAGAGAAATTCCAAAGTGAGATTAAACTTCAGAATGATGAAATCAACAACAAAAATGAAGTTATTAATTATGCTAAATCTTTGATTGAAAAATATAAAGCTCAGCAGGATAACGTACGGAATAATAAAGAATTCGAATCTTTAGAAAAAGAAATAGAATTCCAGGATTTAGAAATTCAGTTGTCTGAAAAGAGAATCGGCGAATTCGGCGCGAAAATCGGTCACAAGAACGAAACTTTGGAAGAATTGACAACTAAAATCGAAGAATTAAAGAACCACTTGAAATTTAAAAAAGAGGAGCTTGAAAATTTGGTTTCTGAAACTCAAAAAGAAGAAGACTTTTTACTTGGAAAATCTGAAGAATTTGCAAAGAAAATCGATGAGCGTTTGTTGGCTTCTTATCACAGAATTAGAACGAGTTCACCAACTGGTCTGGCTGTCGTAGGATTAGAAAGAGGCGCTCCAAAAGGGTCATTCTTTACACTTCCTCCCCAAAAACAAATGGAGATTGCGCAACGTAAAAAAATCATCATTGATGAGCATTCAGGAAAAATCTTGGTTGACGACGATATGGTGAACGAAGAAAATGAAAAAATGAAAGATATTATTAAATTTTAA
- a CDS encoding FKBP-type peptidyl-prolyl cis-trans isomerase: MKPVILLCLFALVGCIKHTPSYSPAGKSLSQEDLQTSRERTKMLNLLEKSQIEDWIKSQAENYEATSSNYWINVGNLHDRSRKTNGEIISYQYEIYDFDWVKLYDDPIKNINVTFGRFEELKPIEDALRYINKGEEVILLIPSALGYGAVGDGDRISTDMPLIIKLKVL; encoded by the coding sequence ATGAAGCCTGTTATTTTACTTTGTTTATTTGCTTTGGTAGGATGTATTAAACATACACCTTCCTATTCGCCTGCGGGGAAATCCCTAAGTCAGGAAGATTTACAAACTTCCCGAGAGCGGACTAAAATGCTGAATCTTTTAGAAAAAAGTCAGATTGAAGATTGGATAAAATCTCAGGCAGAAAATTATGAAGCGACCAGTTCAAATTACTGGATAAACGTAGGAAATTTACACGATCGGTCCAGAAAGACAAATGGTGAAATAATTTCATATCAATATGAAATTTACGATTTTGATTGGGTCAAACTTTATGATGATCCAATAAAAAATATAAATGTGACATTTGGGCGTTTCGAAGAATTAAAACCAATAGAAGATGCACTTCGCTATATAAATAAAGGCGAAGAAGTAATACTTCTGATTCCATCTGCACTGGGTTACGGCGCGGTTGGTGATGGTGATCGAATTTCTACTGATATGCCGCTTATTATTAAACTTAAAGTATTGTAA